The following are encoded together in the Corynebacterium jeikeium genome:
- a CDS encoding DUF3017 domain-containing protein: MANRSRPARIGDARQQLLDNPHDRNNPPSRLSRSVQYALLGLFGLMLLAVLALLLVDRWRRASVMLGSAMVYLAVLRLLLDSRVLGVLAVRSRKFDTAFTAAIGVIILWIAVSVDPLTS, from the coding sequence GTGGCTAATCGCTCCCGCCCAGCTCGCATCGGCGACGCTCGCCAGCAGCTCCTCGATAACCCCCACGACCGGAACAACCCGCCCTCCCGGCTTTCCCGCTCCGTCCAGTACGCGCTGTTGGGGCTGTTCGGGCTGATGCTATTGGCCGTGCTGGCGCTGTTGTTGGTGGACAGGTGGCGTCGCGCTAGCGTCATGCTGGGCAGCGCGATGGTCTACCTGGCCGTGCTACGTCTACTCCTGGATTCCCGGGTGCTGGGCGTGCTGGCGGTGCGTTCGCGCAAGTTCGATACCGCCTTTACCGCCGCCATCGGCGTGATCATCCTGTGGATCGCCGTGAGCGTCGACCCGCTGACCAGCTAA
- a CDS encoding bifunctional methylenetetrahydrofolate dehydrogenase/methenyltetrahydrofolate cyclohydrolase, translating into MAATKLDGKLYRDEIFADLEQRVAALKEKGVTPGLATVLVGDDPASHSYVRMKHKDCEQIGVNSIRKDLPADVSQEELNAVIDELNADDACTGYIVQLPLPKHLDENAVLERIDPDKDADGLHPVNLGKLVLNEPAPLPCTPNGAIHLLRRFGVELNGAKVVVIGRGVTVGRPIGLMLTRRSENATVTLCHTGTKDLVAETKAADVIVAAAGVPHMITADMVKPGAAILDVGVSRGEDGKLKGDVHPDVWDVAGAVSPNPGGVGPLTRAFLVRNVVERAEKLLRG; encoded by the coding sequence ATGGCAGCTACTAAATTGGATGGAAAACTCTACCGCGATGAGATCTTCGCCGACCTTGAACAGCGCGTCGCCGCGCTGAAGGAAAAGGGCGTGACTCCCGGCCTGGCCACCGTGCTGGTGGGCGACGACCCGGCCAGCCACTCCTATGTGCGCATGAAGCACAAGGATTGCGAGCAGATCGGCGTGAACTCCATCCGCAAGGACCTCCCGGCGGACGTTTCCCAGGAAGAGCTCAACGCAGTCATCGACGAGCTGAACGCCGATGACGCCTGCACCGGCTACATCGTGCAGCTGCCGCTGCCGAAGCACCTGGATGAAAACGCTGTGTTGGAGCGCATCGACCCGGACAAGGATGCCGATGGCTTGCACCCGGTGAACCTGGGCAAGCTGGTGCTCAACGAGCCCGCCCCACTGCCCTGCACTCCCAACGGTGCGATCCACCTGCTCCGTCGCTTCGGCGTGGAGCTAAACGGCGCGAAGGTCGTCGTTATCGGCCGCGGCGTGACAGTCGGCCGCCCGATTGGCCTGATGCTCACCCGTCGCAGCGAGAATGCAACCGTCACCCTGTGCCACACCGGCACCAAGGACCTGGTGGCGGAGACGAAGGCCGCGGACGTGATCGTCGCCGCCGCGGGCGTGCCGCACATGATCACCGCGGACATGGTCAAGCCGGGCGCGGCGATCCTGGACGTGGGAGTCTCCCGCGGCGAGGACGGCAAGCTGAAGGGCGACGTGCACCCGGATGTGTGGGACGTCGCCGGCGCCGTGTCCCCGAACCCCGGGGGAGTGGGCCCGCTAACCCGCGCCTTCCTGGTGCGCAACGTCGTCGAGCGCGCGGAGAAGCTGCTGCGTGGCTAA
- a CDS encoding pilin N-terminal domain-containing protein → MNTASQVQWAPVHRAGLRRSVFGLGAVVALVGTPLVAPTPVVPQANAKQHTITGQVEGLDVKFIDATRLGTLTMVKSEPNWWDDRGGKKPFGPIDNIRFTAQRVQGIDLTTEKGMNQAKRLSVADARRQGFDRTFEAYTDSSGKAVFTGLPVGLYLVTEYEGADPTKEYRQSSPFLITIPIGETGSWNYNVTVNTKPKPEDNPGTPPDKPGTPPDNPGTPPDKPGTPPDKPSTPGTPPPEHPDTPAPPNSPGGGHEGGESSSIIDRLAQTGAHLWWVALIGAMLVVVGAFTLLRRRRDLAESQEK, encoded by the coding sequence ATGAACACCGCGTCACAGGTACAGTGGGCGCCGGTGCACCGTGCCGGGCTGCGCCGCTCCGTGTTCGGTTTGGGCGCAGTCGTGGCTCTGGTCGGCACTCCGCTCGTTGCCCCCACCCCTGTTGTGCCGCAGGCTAACGCGAAGCAGCACACGATCACAGGCCAGGTCGAAGGCCTGGATGTGAAGTTTATTGATGCTACCCGTCTCGGTACTCTCACGATGGTGAAAAGCGAACCAAATTGGTGGGACGACCGAGGGGGCAAGAAACCCTTTGGGCCTATCGACAACATTCGCTTCACAGCGCAGCGTGTCCAGGGGATTGACCTCACTACCGAGAAGGGGATGAATCAGGCGAAGCGGCTCTCGGTAGCCGATGCTCGTCGGCAGGGGTTCGATAGAACCTTTGAGGCGTACACAGATAGTTCCGGTAAGGCAGTGTTCACCGGCCTCCCGGTCGGCTTGTACTTGGTCACGGAATACGAGGGCGCGGATCCTACTAAGGAATACCGCCAGTCCAGTCCTTTCCTCATCACGATCCCTATCGGAGAAACCGGCAGCTGGAACTACAACGTGACGGTGAATACGAAGCCGAAGCCGGAGGACAATCCAGGAACGCCGCCAGATAAGCCAGGAACGCCGCCGGACAATCCAGGAACGCCTCCGGATAAGCCCGGAACGCCGCCCGATAAGCCAAGCACTCCAGGTACCCCGCCGCCGGAGCACCCGGATACTCCAGCGCCGCCAAATAGCCCAGGCGGTGGTCATGAAGGCGGCGAGTCTTCAAGCATCATCGATCGACTGGCGCAAACTGGAGCGCATCTGTGGTGGGTGGCGCTTATCGGAGCCATGCTCGTTGTTGTGGGTGCATTTACCTTGCTTCGCCGCCGACGTGATCTGGCTGAATCACAGGAGAAATAA
- a CDS encoding class C sortase, with protein MTSTIGKHRKSAPRSLFRRTFLPILLVVVGLLVMLYPVYATQWNNHQQQKIAEKYEQDLKETDPQALSRAVEEARRYNTTHKDGPILDPWLARVSEDNPAYEEYLSQLSGQSAMSQVVIPSIESRLPVYHGTSDEILQKGLGHLYGSSLPVGGKGTHAVITGHTGLSNATLWDNLVDVRKGDAVYVSTFGEKMKYEVYDTEVVLPDEVDSLKTRPEEDLLTLITCTPYGVNTHRFLVHAHRVPMDEDEGNVFDDRGKLMQWWMWLLLAAAVLIIALITWWFLRERKKQKARQSEQVVVGEEEMEEE; from the coding sequence ATGACAAGCACAATTGGTAAGCATCGAAAGAGCGCACCGCGATCACTCTTTCGTCGCACCTTCCTCCCCATCCTCTTAGTGGTGGTGGGGCTGCTTGTCATGCTTTATCCCGTTTACGCCACTCAGTGGAACAACCACCAGCAACAAAAGATCGCGGAAAAATACGAACAAGACTTGAAGGAAACGGACCCTCAAGCCCTTAGTCGAGCGGTAGAGGAAGCCCGCAGGTACAACACGACGCACAAGGACGGACCAATCCTGGATCCGTGGCTGGCTCGCGTCAGCGAGGATAACCCCGCATACGAAGAGTATCTTTCCCAGCTCTCTGGGCAGAGCGCCATGAGCCAGGTGGTTATCCCGTCCATCGAATCGCGCCTACCCGTTTACCACGGGACCTCCGACGAGATTCTGCAAAAAGGTCTTGGGCACCTCTACGGATCCTCCTTACCTGTAGGCGGAAAGGGAACTCACGCGGTAATTACAGGCCACACAGGCCTGTCCAACGCCACGCTGTGGGATAACCTCGTGGATGTGCGGAAGGGCGATGCGGTTTACGTATCCACCTTCGGCGAGAAGATGAAGTACGAGGTGTACGACACAGAGGTTGTCTTGCCGGACGAGGTTGACAGCCTCAAGACCCGGCCGGAAGAGGACCTACTGACCCTCATCACTTGCACCCCCTACGGCGTGAATACCCACCGGTTCCTGGTGCATGCACACCGCGTTCCAATGGATGAGGACGAAGGCAACGTGTTCGATGATCGCGGCAAGCTGATGCAGTGGTGGATGTGGCTACTGCTCGCCGCCGCAGTGTTGATCATCGCACTGATTACTTGGTGGTTCCTTCGCGAGCGGAAGAAGCAGAAAGCCAGACAATCCGAACAGGTAGTAGTAGGCGAAGAAGAAATGGAAGAGGAATAA
- a CDS encoding SpaH/EbpB family LPXTG-anchored major pilin, whose protein sequence is MSNATVGKRVGALSAAFAIALAAGTVGAEVVYEAPTAQAQAVSTIDNDQQLSLTLHKRIGAEGEQGDGTEITNPSGEPAKGVKYKIELVQPLNNSGDWAKAREITNPSEAKAWTGVGAYSKEGETGEDGTLKFEELPKGLYKVTETEVPANSGLVPGAPFLVYVPMTNSEGKGWIYDVHAYPKNSKVTITKEVEDQNAQAGQDYKYTITTGVPAVAKNSTLSKYIVKDKLDQNLDAANATVKVKYGAAADSAQELVADTDYELVKNGQEIKVEFTETGRNKLKSTDLVFTTITTKTNGFIQHVPNDATLITNNGSSDHDTEKTSDKVHTYWGKVTINKTDGNDEDKKLKGAEFQLVQCVDEGNGAWKQKEGTEPLKVQGKDTWTTNDQGTVTIEGVHVTDFANNQADSETNYCLQETKAPEGYVTNDALEHFELKKGDVNDNGVPAKAIEYTANIKNYTDENHLPNTGGAGFWAIVLAGLAIIGGGFYAARRSTQK, encoded by the coding sequence ATGTCTAACGCAACTGTCGGCAAGCGCGTAGGCGCGCTGTCCGCTGCATTCGCTATCGCACTGGCTGCCGGCACCGTCGGCGCCGAAGTAGTCTACGAGGCCCCGACCGCACAGGCGCAGGCCGTCAGCACCATCGACAACGACCAGCAACTTTCCCTTACCCTGCACAAGCGCATCGGCGCTGAGGGCGAGCAGGGCGACGGAACCGAGATTACGAACCCTTCTGGTGAACCAGCCAAGGGCGTCAAGTACAAGATTGAGCTGGTTCAGCCACTGAACAACAGCGGCGACTGGGCAAAGGCACGCGAGATTACCAACCCTTCCGAAGCTAAGGCCTGGACAGGCGTCGGTGCGTACTCCAAGGAAGGCGAAACCGGCGAAGATGGCACCCTGAAGTTCGAGGAATTGCCAAAGGGCCTCTACAAGGTCACCGAAACCGAAGTCCCGGCTAATTCGGGTCTGGTGCCCGGCGCACCGTTCCTGGTGTATGTGCCGATGACCAACTCGGAGGGCAAGGGCTGGATCTATGACGTTCACGCGTACCCGAAGAACTCCAAGGTGACAATCACCAAGGAAGTTGAGGACCAGAACGCACAGGCAGGCCAGGACTACAAGTACACGATCACCACGGGTGTTCCGGCTGTTGCTAAGAATTCCACGCTGAGCAAGTACATCGTCAAGGATAAGCTTGATCAGAACCTGGACGCTGCAAACGCTACTGTCAAGGTGAAGTACGGAGCGGCCGCTGACAGCGCTCAAGAACTGGTGGCGGATACCGACTACGAGTTGGTAAAGAACGGCCAGGAGATTAAGGTCGAATTCACCGAAACTGGCCGCAACAAGCTGAAGTCCACCGACCTCGTGTTCACCACCATCACGACCAAGACCAACGGCTTCATCCAGCACGTTCCCAACGACGCAACGCTGATCACCAATAACGGCTCTTCCGACCACGACACAGAGAAGACGTCGGATAAGGTTCACACCTACTGGGGCAAGGTCACCATCAACAAGACCGACGGCAACGATGAGGACAAGAAGCTGAAGGGTGCAGAGTTCCAGTTGGTGCAGTGTGTCGACGAAGGTAACGGGGCCTGGAAGCAGAAGGAGGGCACCGAGCCGCTGAAGGTCCAGGGTAAGGATACGTGGACCACCAACGACCAGGGCACTGTCACCATCGAGGGCGTGCACGTTACCGACTTCGCCAACAACCAGGCCGACTCGGAGACCAACTACTGCTTGCAGGAGACCAAGGCACCTGAAGGCTACGTGACCAACGATGCACTTGAGCACTTCGAGCTGAAGAAGGGCGATGTGAATGATAACGGTGTGCCGGCCAAGGCAATCGAGTACACCGCCAACATCAAGAACTACACCGACGAAAACCACCTGCCGAACACCGGTGGCGCAGGCTTCTGGGCCATCGTTTTGGCTGGTTTGGCAATTATCGGTGGCGGTTTCTACGCAGCTCGCCGAAGCACCCAGAAGTAG
- a CDS encoding prealbumin-like fold domain-containing protein: protein MLTNAPSTQGNDYSVKVYGMVSVPCKCEEATTRKGPRELTQDELNKGTAVYVSATPNGGQAGNTSTQLNLQIEGSSTFTPIGKPSNWVYNALSYNTKDHWIYAISQANHNSSLQECHPAGHLLQIDPVTGEVYDLGLVKNAQGATLFHKATSGRPNDLDLINTGTFDLRGSNEVMWVGNTATSGTRQLYKIPLPAVGAKDPRGEIARNQNNAPFQAGAEDHVVLPSAPQYLWGLVSPARMQQDGANPRTHVMFERINMDTGERKTWTIPADQLQDPSGNTAIPEKVWGKAWLYGNGNLGFGTGGSTADQVGMQIKVFDPTGEHPSFQLVSRLSDLPASYNTDATSNPGVQIPSDLKAKKTTLEPGDPRLEQVYAAGLPRDKKYWALGVENIGKGASSGFTLYDILPATYEGLVEYNQVVYEGYDGGNVHTQPATENPQTGEITKTYFFGPMPAGGKATVIIGATLKSGAECRPNTASVINHDKDEDPTNDTAYDSCPGALSKTAIDTNGDGKVGFDDITSDTDGQGNVTYTAAYDVTVKSFDDLNEYVYPAPTDTPKLPKGAKLTGAEVYFTDEYTSKDKQPGDTPSCVVESDVLQTGSFRLDNCDREGSEDSPEMREKRTIDAVGRQDPKHGDGTHRYRVKLKFTLDKAEYDKARTESAGGGEGGVTPGDGAGTPACSAERGGFANSVKMGDLEDEGCYPGPDKTRFYLWKVDSDSAGNVTTIPARDGDKYGAQFAIYDQDPTGPAANKIADLKVTEDGKYLWTELDYGTYYLLETKSPDGYQLLPTPVKISIKRDANGKTIVESDQQNALFAASKPSDLPQDYPDGAWLQVANVHQGVMPKTGGDGVMLPILAGLLIAATGAMGIRRRLN, encoded by the coding sequence GTGTTGACGAATGCGCCGTCGACACAAGGTAACGATTACTCGGTCAAGGTTTATGGCATGGTCTCGGTGCCGTGTAAGTGTGAGGAGGCGACAACCCGTAAAGGTCCCCGAGAGCTCACCCAAGACGAACTCAATAAGGGCACGGCTGTTTACGTGTCGGCCACGCCGAATGGTGGACAGGCGGGAAACACGAGCACACAGCTCAACCTGCAGATCGAGGGTAGCAGTACTTTTACCCCCATCGGTAAGCCCTCCAACTGGGTGTACAACGCGCTGTCCTACAACACGAAGGATCACTGGATCTACGCCATAAGCCAGGCGAACCACAATTCGAGCCTCCAGGAATGCCACCCCGCGGGCCATCTTCTGCAGATCGATCCGGTCACGGGTGAGGTGTACGACCTCGGGCTGGTCAAGAATGCTCAGGGGGCGACCCTTTTCCACAAGGCGACCAGCGGAAGGCCAAACGACCTGGATCTAATCAACACCGGCACCTTTGACCTACGTGGATCGAACGAAGTGATGTGGGTGGGCAACACCGCAACATCCGGTACCCGACAGCTGTATAAGATTCCCCTGCCAGCGGTAGGTGCGAAGGATCCACGTGGCGAGATTGCCCGTAATCAAAACAACGCGCCTTTCCAAGCTGGAGCTGAGGATCATGTTGTCCTCCCCAGTGCCCCACAGTACCTCTGGGGTCTGGTGAGTCCCGCCCGCATGCAGCAAGACGGGGCGAACCCAAGGACACACGTCATGTTTGAGCGCATCAACATGGATACAGGAGAACGGAAGACGTGGACTATCCCCGCGGATCAGCTTCAAGACCCGTCTGGTAATACAGCGATCCCGGAGAAGGTCTGGGGTAAGGCCTGGTTGTACGGCAACGGCAACCTCGGCTTTGGTACCGGCGGAAGTACTGCCGATCAGGTGGGCATGCAGATTAAGGTTTTCGACCCAACCGGAGAGCATCCGAGCTTTCAGCTGGTCTCTCGGCTGTCGGACCTTCCTGCTTCCTACAACACCGATGCAACGAGTAACCCCGGGGTGCAGATCCCCTCGGATCTTAAGGCAAAGAAAACTACTTTGGAGCCAGGAGACCCCCGACTGGAACAGGTCTATGCTGCCGGCTTGCCCAGGGACAAGAAGTATTGGGCGCTGGGGGTTGAGAACATCGGAAAAGGTGCTTCGTCAGGTTTCACCTTGTACGACATTCTGCCGGCAACCTACGAAGGCCTCGTGGAGTACAACCAGGTTGTTTACGAGGGGTACGACGGTGGGAATGTCCACACTCAACCTGCCACCGAGAATCCCCAAACCGGTGAGATAACAAAAACCTACTTCTTCGGACCCATGCCTGCCGGCGGTAAGGCGACCGTCATCATTGGCGCGACATTGAAGTCCGGTGCGGAATGTCGCCCTAACACGGCGTCTGTGATTAACCATGACAAAGACGAAGACCCGACGAACGATACTGCTTACGATTCCTGCCCAGGTGCATTGAGCAAGACTGCCATCGACACCAACGGTGACGGAAAGGTCGGCTTCGACGACATCACTTCCGATACGGATGGCCAAGGCAATGTTACGTACACTGCCGCCTATGACGTGACGGTTAAGAGCTTTGATGACCTTAACGAATACGTTTACCCGGCGCCCACCGATACCCCGAAGCTGCCCAAGGGGGCGAAGCTCACCGGTGCGGAGGTGTACTTCACTGACGAATACACGTCCAAGGACAAACAACCGGGAGACACACCTTCGTGCGTGGTAGAATCTGACGTGCTGCAAACGGGAAGCTTCCGGCTAGACAACTGTGACCGAGAAGGTTCCGAGGACTCCCCAGAAATGCGGGAAAAGCGCACCATCGATGCAGTTGGACGGCAGGATCCCAAGCATGGCGACGGCACTCATCGGTACCGAGTCAAACTGAAGTTCACCCTTGATAAGGCAGAATACGATAAAGCTCGAACTGAATCGGCCGGAGGCGGAGAAGGTGGCGTCACACCCGGTGACGGTGCGGGCACACCAGCGTGCAGTGCAGAGCGCGGCGGCTTCGCCAATAGCGTGAAGATGGGCGACCTCGAAGACGAGGGTTGCTATCCCGGACCCGATAAGACCCGCTTCTACCTGTGGAAGGTCGATTCGGACTCCGCAGGAAACGTCACGACTATCCCCGCGCGCGACGGCGACAAATACGGGGCGCAGTTCGCGATCTACGACCAAGACCCCACGGGACCGGCGGCGAACAAAATTGCCGACCTCAAGGTCACAGAGGATGGAAAGTACCTCTGGACTGAGCTGGACTACGGAACCTACTACTTGTTGGAGACGAAGTCGCCAGACGGCTATCAGCTCTTGCCTACCCCGGTGAAAATCAGCATCAAACGAGATGCCAACGGCAAGACGATCGTGGAGTCGGACCAGCAGAACGCACTGTTTGCTGCGTCTAAGCCGAGTGACCTGCCACAGGACTATCCAGATGGTGCATGGCTGCAGGTGGCCAATGTGCACCAGGGCGTGATGCCAAAGACCGGTGGCGACGGTGTGATGCTCCCCATTCTCGCGGGGCTTCTCATCGCAGCCACAGGAGCCATGGGCATACGCCGACGACTGAACTAA